Part of the Musa acuminata AAA Group cultivar baxijiao chromosome BXJ3-10, Cavendish_Baxijiao_AAA, whole genome shotgun sequence genome, TTTTTCGAGAAGTGATTAAATTATATGGTTTACCCTCAAATATGGTGTTTGATAAAGATGTGAAATTTGTTAGCTACTTTTGGAAAACTTTGTGGAAACTGTTTGGCACAACATTGAAGTACTCTTTAGCCTTTCACCTCTATATAGATGGTCAAACTAAGGTTGTTAACCATTCCTTAGGAAATCTTTTTAGATGTCTAGTTGGGGAGAAATTGGGAAACTGAGACTTAGCCTTATCCACAACAGAGCTTGCATACAATAACTTAGTCCATCGCCCCATTAGAAGAAGCACATTTGAAGTTGTCCTCGGCTATACTCCTTGCACACCCATTGACCTTGCACTCCTTCCGCTTGATTATCGTACCTTAGTACCAACCCACTCTTTCGCTCAACATATTCATGATTTGTATGCTGAGATTTAGTGTAAAATTATCATAAGTAATGAAAGGTACAAACTTGTTGCTAAAAACTCATTCAAGAAGTTGCATATCATAGAAGTCGAGAGTTTTAAGTTGGTGATTATGTCTTGGTTCACATTCACCTTGAGAGATTCCCTAAAAACTCATTCAAGAAGTTGCATGCCTAAGCCATTAGTTCTTTCCCCATTTTCTAAATATTGGGATCTAATTTATATATGCTCGATTTGCTTTTCGACTTAAATATTAGTCCAGTTTTTAATGTGGAGGATTTAACTTTTGAGCCTCCTCTCTGTCTCTATCGGTGTTCCCGCAAGTGACAATCCTCCTAAAACATCAATTCTCCCATAACACAGTGATGGCGTAGAAGCCATTCTTGATGATCGCCTTATTACATCTGCCACTAGCATCACTCAATACTTTTTTTGTCAAGTGGTGTAATTGTCCAACTTCTGATGCCACTTGGATTATTTTTGAGGAACTTTGTGACTTTGTATTAGACTTATTGGATCAATATCTTGCAAGTCACTCTCAAGGGTCGAGTACTTTTTCATCGGGGGAGAATGATGGAGAACAATTTGGTTTTACAAAGGATTTTAGAAAAGTTTATTCTAGGgaaagaaatcaacaaaaaatcatcaattagttaGTCCAGAAATTCTAAGAGTTGTATTGAAAATTGAAAATGCTTTTGGTTTTTTGAAGTGCTAACTAATCTAGGGACTCATTTTGTACTAAgtgcactcatttactatttagaTATTCTAGAAGTCACATTTGGGATTTTTAAAGACATACAAGTTCCTTAGGGGGTTACTCTTGAGAATTATTGTCTCCATTGATTATACCAATgctcctaaacccctataaatagtggAGCTTGTCAATGGATGAAGCACTttagatttgaatgaaaagaattacatctcctctcttatctcacacttctctttctttctcttcccctcGCTTTCTCTCTACTTCCCTACTCTATTctacatcataatattttttcaCGTCATGATGTGCTAGAACCCAATGCCTGGATTTaaaatgtaaataaataaatcggaagagaagaggaggtggtggtggtcacAGTGGAGGCAAAGGAGTACTGGGAGGTTTGGTAGCAATAGGTGGCAGTGCAAGTCATGACTTTGTGTGCATGCACTAAAACCCAAAGCCTGGGtttaaaaagtaaataaataaaatggctTGGACCACCTTAATGGGGGGCAGTCCACATCCCTATTCATGCTCGGAACGGTGCGTACCTTGAACTTGAGTGTGTTTTCTCTATTTTGAGTTTtgctctatatgtatatataccgtAGTAGTGGGAAAGTCTTGGATGATGGTGATGTTGGCTCAAATCTTTAGTATTTTGCAACAAATTTGAACTTATGAGTTATGGTTATTAGCTTTGGATTTAATGATGTCATGTACTAATTTCTTATACATAATGCTCTTATGTGTAtctcttttgtttcttctttttgactTACAATTTTAGCTCTTATTATTTCTGCCTCCTTTTGCCTTCAGAGAATAACTGTTAATATGGATGAATATATATGCACTTATATTTTTGGAGTTCCTTTACTGTATTTCATCTGCAACTGTATTGCTTTCATTATGCTGATTTACTTATATTGGATCTACTTCTATAGCTGGCCAGACATCAGAAAATGGCTCTGTAGAAGTTAAAGAACAGAGTGAAACTGTTGGTTCTTCTGGTGTTGAGGAAGCTTGTATTGGAAAAAGAATTAAAACCAGTGAGATTCTATATTTGTTTTTTAGAAATACTTACACACAGTTGCTGAATGATTATGGTCTGAATTTATTATGTTTGTTTTAACAGAGAAGCTAAAGAGGGTTGGAAAGAGCAAAAGGAGTGATCATGTATCAGAAAAAAATGTCAAATTGGAAAAACTTGCTGAAGTGGATTCTGAAAAGGTTGATGAGATTTCATCAGTGGATGAAGATTGTACCAGAGGAATGAAAAGTATGTTGCTTTTCATCTTTGGCTTTGATCATATTCTGATATATAATTTCTCTGTCATATATATGCTTTCCGCTAATTTCTTATACAAAAGAGATCATGTTTATCCTATGAGAAATTAGATTATGAAAGTTCTTCAAAATTGTTGGATGTTTTTCTTATACAAGTACCCAGTTGTTGAAGCTGACACTGTATGACCTAATCAGGATGCCATATGATGAAGGTGGTCTAGTGTATAAGGCTCTACCAATGCGGGGTCTAGGGATGGTTATATTCATTATCTTTGCAAGTAGAGAGGCTGTGACTTAGGACCTAGTCACCCTAGTATGCATGTGCTTGTGTAGAGTGTATGCATGTGTATGTGTGTGCCCGCCCCCCTCCTCCCCCACCCCCCTCACCCCCACCCCTCAATATAGACTTGTGTTTGGTTGCTGCCCTCAGCCTCCTGGCTGTGATGCCAACAAGGAGGTTTTTCTCGTTAGAAGGTTGATTGAATGCCAGATAGCATAAATGCATAAAAGCTCATACATCAATTCGTTTCTTATGCAAAACATATGGCATAAATTTGTCAACTTGATTTTGTCATAGCATCTTTTATGCTTTTCTCTGAACTTCATTGCGGGAGGTAACTTGATTCTACTCATCCATGTTGCCTGGTCATGCAAACTTGAGCATGGGTTTCGTGAATCCATCCATGCATATGGATGACACAACTCTGGATTATTACTGTAACTTAGGGTTGACTTGATGAGTGCCATTATGTAAATGTATTTGCGACAGTAGAAAGCAAATCTTAATCAGTTCTCATGGTCTGAAGCTATGATGACAGGTTTATTTATTACTGAAATTGAAGGTCCCGATTGATTATTTAGATAATTTAGGCTTGCTAGATTAACTTGGTGCATAGATCCCATTAATTAAGAAACCTGTTGAGATTTTTAGCTATCACACATTTATCTTTTTCATCATTGAGTTTGTAACAcccaattagtcccacattggaagtgggctGATGAGTGCTAATAAGGGTCTATGAGTGCTAAtcatcaacttcaacttaagcatttgGGCCACTGGTTTGGTCTCaacaaagttgataggctagttatccCATCAGGTCAAGttgtgatatttggtatcagagaagggctacccgtggatagagTTAGAGGACTCATCACGACGTGGAGTTACCACTGGGCTACGTCTCACCTGCATCATGCTAGAGTTTGATTTGGGCTATgttaggccttgacgaggacatcaagccCTTAAGTGGGGGAGTTTGTAACATCCTGATCAGTCTCACATTGAAAGTGGGTTaatactaagattgacttataaggctttgatgagtgtactaccatCAACTTTAGCCTAAGCATTTTGACTACTGGTTTGGGCTCAATGAAGTTGATAGGTCAGTTATCCTATCAGGTTGGGTTGTGATAGATATTTTGCCAAAacaggaagctaatagaagagttAGCTAATTGCTTGTGTTTTTACACTAATATTAGTTGAAGTACTTTGTTAGTGATATGCAGGTTCATTTGGAAGACCTAAGTCACCAATGACATACCTAATCTTACTTTAGGTCTGCTGTGGTCATGCTTTATGTGCACTCATTCATTTTTGGATAAGGCAGTTTTATGTACTTGCTATGATGCATACAGATCTTAGCAATTTAGCCTATGGGTTTTTTTGCTATTATGAATATACCTTCTTCACTAGGAATATATAGTCAGATTGGAATAGCAAGTTTAGGTTAATTAATTGCTAGTGTTTTTTCTATAACATTAGTTGAAGAACTAATAGAAATATGCTGGTTCACTTTGGAAGAAAAGCTAAGTCATTTATTGCAAGTCTATAGTGCACCTTATGAATTTGGTGGTCATGTTTTATGTGTGAACCAAGATTTTCTTAGATAAGGGATTAAGTACTTACGATCATCATGTCCTGTCTTTGCTGAATTCATGTGAGTCCTACTGGATTCTGATTCAATTTAATGTTCTGGACTGATGGTACAAGTTTCCTTTGTATTTATACTTTTTTCATTCGATTATTGCATTATCTTTCCGAAGTTTGCAGCTGCATTTACTGAACTCCACCACAtacattttttttccattttcaagtATACTATTTTATTGTAATAACAAGTAGGCCTTTCTGTGGACTGTTGATAATTTGAATTCTGCTTTTCAGAGTGGCTTATTAATTATAAAGAGAGTAGACAAGGCTTGAAGATACTGCAACAAAGAATTGATGAGTTCATAACTGCATATGAAGCACAACAGGAGCAGGTGCATACCATGAACTGCTTCAATATACATTGCATTTCTCTTGGAACATCATGGAACTAAATCTGCCATGTAAGCGGCATATGCTTGATACCTGATGACATACTGGCCAGGGTCAAAGCCTTAGCATACTCTGCAGCTTTTTCATTGTTGATTAACAAAATTGGAAAAAAAACATTTCATCAAATAAAGCATTTTATTTTGCTTCAGTTACTGACATGCATGTTTACTCATCCTTGATTGCTTGATTTAATTGTAAATATAGTCACTCTGGAAATATATCCACTCCATCTTATAGTTCTGGAACTGGTATATCCAGGAAAGGAGAGAAAGAGAAGCAATTGCTGCAGAAGGAGGATGGACAGTTGTGGTGCACCATAAAGGCAGGAAGAAGACAACTGATTCTGAGAGTGGGATAACTGTGGGTTCTGTTGCTCAAGCTGCTGTCCTTGATAACATGGCtagaaagaaaaacaaagaagTTGCTCTAGATTTTTACAGATTTAAAAAACAGGAAGCACAGAGAAGTGGTGAGTTTGCCTTTTCCATTATACATGTTTGGACTAAAACCAACTATTTATTACCTACTATGTTTGTAATAATAAACCAAAGAAGTACAATAATGATTTCATATGTTATCTTTGAAGATGAGATATAAAAATGCATTTGTTAAACTAAGACATCAGAGTTATTCTTCTATTGATTGTTTCATTTTAaacttcatttttattttttccttttctaacAGCATTTTATCTAATTAAGAAACCTTTCTTGACAATTCAGTCTCTTAATTTGGTAATGAAACTAGTTTCGTCCATTTTGGTGTCTGATCTTCGTTGATATGAAGTTTGGTTGCGATTACTTTTGACTGTCTGTATTAAATTCTGCACGTGTTACCAAAACTAGTATTCTTTTTAGATATCCCCTTACACTGATGGCAAAACAATATTCAAGGTTTTGACCTCTGaacggcaaatattttttgaatcttgctAATTGAGAGGTTGATGCCAATTGAGTGGTTGAAAAAAACTAACGTAACTAAAGATATCTATTTTTGTAACTACGTTAACCATGTTACACTATGCTACTCTTTCATGAGGAGGCTATACAAAGATTTGGTTATGAATCCCAAAGTTCCTCAGTAACTATAGTCCTGTTGATGCAGATATGCATGCAGGTTGCTTTTGATTATGCTATGGTAATTATGTAATGATAATGGTTAGTTGATCCAAGGAATTAAATTTTGGTTGTACCTACTGATACAATTTGGTATTTACTGATCTGACCAATGTACGAGAGTAGACCATATAGGTTGTTACCagttgatattaatttttttattaattttttcagTGATACCGGTTCATATACTGTCCGATATTCTATTACTGTACTGGTCCAACTGATTATGAGATTGGTTTAGGTCTGAGATTAAATTGTTGGCTGATCTTTTGCATGTTCAACCAGCACCAACAAAAATCCTTCAGATCCAAATTCTTGGTGGTGGCTACATGGATCCTTTCTATTCAGTAGTAATAAGGAATCATATCAACAGAGGAATTTTATGCAGGTTGTGTTTTGttgagaatctatttatgttatgtctAGATTAGCAGGATTGGCGTACAGTTGAAATTGATATATCATTTTTTACCAGTATCCAGTTTTCAGACAAATGTGCAGTTAATAATTTGATCCTTGGACTATTTGTAAATCACCATGCCCTTCAATGGCCATATTGGATGGTCAAAcaaaatttttatgccatgaactaTGAGCCATATCATGGTCTGGCAAGCTTATTATTAATATGAGGTCCCTACATGATACATGCTTAATGGATGTCTGACTGCTCATAACCAGTGGGTCATTGATCATGTGAAATTCAGAGTTCATTTTTGTTTGAATCAGGGTTTTGAATGGTATACCTTAGGATTTATAAGTCACTAAGTGATTCTGATATCTCCTGGTGCAAAACATGTTTATACAAGtcattatgctcgagtggtaaatTACTACACTTGCCATTGCCTGTCATTTATTGCTGGTGTTTTTGGCTATTTTCAAACTTTAAAGATTTGAGTTGCTACAAAGGTTGGAGTTACTGTATGTTTTAGTTGTGCTTATTTTTGTTGGATGTCTGGATTTAAAGTCTATTTAGTATTTGAATGAGCTGTACGCCTTATCCAGTGCATTCCTTTTTACCTTTTCTTTCACTGAACTCCAATAATCCATCAACCTGTCTGTATTCATTATTACCTTTTCTCACTGAACTCCAATAATTCATCTAATCAGATATTAGAAAAGTTAGTTTTTTggagagatttttttaaaaaaaatacttcttaTACTTTCTTCTATTTCAATAATGTAGATTGGCAAACAAGTCATCTGAATGGAACAGGCTGAAACTTGTTCtggactgtttttttttttttcaccgtTTTGCTGCAGTTTATCTGTCCCCCAGATGATTTATTCTTGCATTTTTCCATCCTCTACATATCTATGTCTATTGTTTGACCTAATATAGATGTGGCTTCACCAGAAAATGTTAGTGGTGAACAAGTGAATTGGGTAGCTTTTAAATACCCAATTCACTTATGTTATTGACAAATGTCATAGATCATTTTTGAGATTTGTTTGTGATGTGCGTTTCTTGTATAATACCAATGTAATTGGGTAGTGTTTTACTAAGTGTAGATGTGACTTCACCAGATGATGTTGTCATGTTGTGAAACACGTGAGCTAAATATCGTCCTGACAATGTCTTGATGTGGTGAGTTCGTGTGAAATCAGAAACTTAAATTTGTTGCTTGGATTATGATGTAGAATAACAGTAAGAACACTTGGAAGTTGCCGGGATGCTTCGTGATAAGCATATATAGAGGATGGAAACTTTATCACAGGGATAGGTAGTTGGAAGACTGAAGAATGCTTGCCGCAAGTAGGGGCCTTTCGAAGTGTGACTGAGAGGAACAAGAAGCAAGAAACCTGCGTCTAAGTTCTAATAATTTCTGATAAGAGTTTAGAAGCATTTTCACTTTTACCCATAATGCCTGTCTATTCTGTATTGAAATTGCCATTAGGTTTGTCCTTGTGGTTTTTCTTTTCTAGTATTCTTTTTATTTCTATCACCAATTCACACTCCTTTAAGGTGTTCGTTATAACAATGGTCACCATTTGCTAGATTATATATAAAACATGATAAGTGGTTTAATTTATTTGGTTTGTACCAGTGATTTTCGTTATatggtattttttttaaatctctaCCCCCAGTTtgctctttattaaagatgttcttAATTGCCATGGTAACCAATTTCTAGATTTAATTAAAACATCAGAATGATCTTAATCTTGATGCTAAAATCCACTCCATTGGAGCTAGTTGATCATCTTGTGTATACTCAGGACAAAGTTGGTTCCAGTATTTTGTACCTTGGGTTCGTGCTTTCTAATTAAGCATcctgtcattttttttttttttttgcagaggTCATGATGTTGCAGAGCAAATTTGAGCAAGACAAAAAGCGTATACAACAGCTGCGAGCTGCAAGGAAGTTTCGGCCTTATTGAAGATGATTGTGATTCTGGGAGATGTACCATCTTTTTGAAGAAATATCCATATTATATTATCAGAAGCCTGTGATTACGAAGCAAATTTACTATAATTTTAAAATCAATATTACTTCATTCCTGCAGAAGTCGATGGATAATGAAGGCAGCAAGTTCTGTGCGGTCATGCATGTAACAGCTGATGTTTGGAATTTTGTTTCACCACTACCACTGGTTACAAGAGGGTGCACACTTGGAGAATAATGTCACTGTTACGCTGCTATTCTTCTGTGCTTCTCACATATTTGCGACTTCCCAGTCACTCGTATCGCTGGAAACTATTCTATGATGGGTGGGCATGAGCAAGGTTCAAAGGCTTTGAGCATTGCATTTTCAGTTTCTTTCATGTTACCCTATATTTCTTAGGGTTTCCAAGCTAGCATTAGATTACTCAATGCAGAAAGTTCTGATTGCCTTGAGAGCAAActcatcgtcatcgtcatcgtcaaTGATGTTCTGATTGCCTTGAGAGCAAACTCCTCTCTTGCCCAGTCCGCACCTATCGAAAAACACGGTGTGTGCAGGGATTTTGACGTATCAAATATCTTACTACTTTCAGCGTAGCCTGGTGGACAAGGCAGGGCTAGCAGCAAAACTATATCTCAAAGCCGGGTATAATGGTCCTAAACAATTCGGTGATCAATATCATCTACATTTATTCTTTCTCGAGTTCTAATGTTTCTAACCAAACCCTTCATAACTTGAACCAAAATCTAGAGAATTTTTCTGGAATAACTCTCCAAATTCTAGGTGTTTCAGCCTTCGGGGAATTATTACTACTGCACACAAGAGGGTAGGGGGCATAAGAATACGAGATATCCAGGTTACTAAGCATT contains:
- the LOC135651031 gene encoding uncharacterized protein LOC135651031 isoform X1, whose protein sequence is MGKDKKVGKAAQGNTKSLPKLTKKKLKLEEDPDSGNQTAGGASTEAENNLRILKGKKVWKAAKGTSKLLVKLRKKKLKLAEDPSFDDQTVEGASTEAKNNLRILKEHKKNKAKPMEKKGKLSKRKKGGEDNKSFTSNGGQHLNKDDHVFDLINSGQTSENGSVEVKEQSETVGSSGVEEACIGKRIKTKKLKRVGKSKRSDHVSEKNVKLEKLAEVDSEKVDEISSVDEDCTRGMKKWLINYKESRQGLKILQQRIDEFITAYEAQQEQERREREAIAAEGGWTVVVHHKGRKKTTDSESGITVGSVAQAAVLDNMARKKNKEVALDFYRFKKQEAQRSAPTKILQIQILGGGYMDPFYSVVIRNHINRGILCRLCFVENLFMLCLD
- the LOC135651031 gene encoding uncharacterized protein LOC135651031 isoform X2, giving the protein MGKDKKVGKAAQGNTKSLPKLTKKKLKLEEDPDSGNQTAGGASTEAENNLRILKGKKVWKAAKGTSKLLVKLRKKKLKLAEDPSFDDQTVEGASTEAKNNLRILKEHKKNKAKPMEKKGKLSKRKKGGEDNKSFTSNGGQHLNKDDHVFDLINSGQTSENGSVEVKEQSETVGSSGVEEACIGKRIKTKKLKRVGKSKRSDHVSEKNVKLEKLAEVDSEKVDEISSVDEDCTRGMKKWLINYKESRQGLKILQQRIDEFITAYEAQQEQERREREAIAAEGGWTVVVHHKGRKKTTDSESGITVGSVAQAAVLDNMARKKNKEVALDFYRFKKQEAQRSEVMMLQSKFEQDKKRIQQLRAARKFRPY